A genomic stretch from Kribbella amoyensis includes:
- a CDS encoding phosphatase PAP2 family protein: MVRVSGGSVVWDQSQEDWFGAVNHLARITPWLHTPARVYAQLGVGAFAGLLLLSWWLARGDGDLRRVAAALWAPIGMLLAIGINQYLVAAFAEPRPYTVLPHSLVLVSRSSDYSFPSDHAVMAGAVAAGIWIAHRVLGLITAALAVLMAWTRVYVGAHFPLDVAVGLLVGAGVVLVSYALVRPLARHVVELLERTRVRVLVTAL; this comes from the coding sequence GTGGTGCGCGTGAGCGGTGGATCAGTGGTGTGGGATCAGAGCCAGGAGGATTGGTTCGGGGCCGTGAACCACCTGGCGCGGATCACTCCGTGGCTGCACACCCCCGCCCGCGTGTACGCCCAGCTCGGCGTGGGTGCGTTCGCCGGCCTGCTGCTGTTGTCGTGGTGGCTCGCCCGCGGGGACGGCGACCTCCGCCGGGTCGCCGCGGCTCTCTGGGCGCCGATCGGGATGCTGCTGGCGATCGGGATCAACCAGTACCTGGTCGCCGCCTTCGCCGAGCCGCGCCCGTACACGGTGTTGCCGCACTCGCTGGTCTTGGTCTCTCGGAGCAGCGACTACTCGTTCCCGAGCGACCACGCCGTGATGGCAGGCGCGGTCGCGGCCGGGATCTGGATAGCGCACCGCGTACTCGGCCTGATCACCGCGGCGCTCGCGGTACTGATGGCGTGGACCCGTGTGTACGTCGGAGCGCACTTCCCCCTCGACGTGGCCGTCGGTCTGCTCGTGGGAGCGGGAGTCGTCCTGGTGTCCTACGCCCTCGTCCGTCCACTCGCCAGACACGTGGTGGAGTTGCTGGAGCGGACCCGGGTACGCGTCCTGGTCACGGCGCTCTGA
- a CDS encoding DedA family protein, producing the protein MTRLTDWLLGLDGLPVYALVGLLVFAEDALFVGFVLPGETAAVLGGVAASLGHVSLPGILLVVIFAAILGDTVGYELGRTFGPKLLGSRFLVRRADRLDAARKQLAERGGTAVFFGRFVAFFRATMPALAGLSRMHYPKFLAYNAAGGAVWGTAVVLIGYLAGNSYAQIEKTFGRATALIALAVVLAAVVTWRIRRRRTDRARQ; encoded by the coding sequence ATGACCCGGCTCACCGACTGGTTGCTGGGGCTGGACGGCCTGCCCGTGTACGCACTGGTGGGGCTACTCGTTTTCGCGGAGGACGCGTTGTTCGTCGGGTTCGTCCTGCCCGGTGAGACCGCTGCCGTGCTCGGTGGGGTGGCGGCGAGCCTCGGTCACGTGTCGCTGCCGGGGATCCTGCTCGTCGTGATCTTCGCCGCGATCCTCGGCGACACCGTCGGGTACGAACTTGGCCGGACCTTCGGGCCGAAGTTGCTGGGCAGCAGGTTCCTGGTCCGCCGGGCCGATCGTCTCGACGCCGCTCGGAAGCAACTCGCCGAGCGCGGCGGTACGGCCGTGTTCTTCGGGCGCTTCGTCGCGTTCTTCCGAGCCACCATGCCCGCTCTCGCTGGGCTGTCTCGCATGCACTACCCGAAGTTCCTGGCGTACAACGCGGCCGGCGGGGCGGTCTGGGGTACGGCCGTCGTCCTCATCGGCTACCTGGCCGGCAACTCGTACGCCCAGATCGAGAAAACCTTCGGCCGAGCGACCGCCCTGATCGCACTCGCCGTGGTCCTCGCCGCCGTCGTCACCTGGCGAATCCGCCGCCGCAGAACAGACCGAGCCAGGCAATGA
- a CDS encoding TetR/AcrR family transcriptional regulator, producing MTGGRDALLERVVAWFAVNGVGDTSLRTIAAGVGSSHRMLIYHFGSRDGLLEAVVAVTWGEQKRTLAGLLESAADPYTVAYSFWHRIADEASVFGPLFFEVAAAAMHGKPWAVLLKQWIEEWKTVLTTLFVRAGHDEAEAAQLAHMTLALARGLLFELAITGNDASDRASADNAIRTFLESTRTTTR from the coding sequence ATGACCGGCGGCCGGGACGCGCTGCTGGAACGCGTGGTCGCCTGGTTCGCCGTCAACGGTGTCGGGGACACCAGTCTGCGCACCATCGCGGCCGGCGTCGGCAGCAGTCATCGCATGCTGATCTACCACTTCGGCTCCCGAGACGGACTCCTGGAGGCCGTCGTCGCCGTGACCTGGGGCGAACAGAAGCGAACGCTGGCCGGCCTGCTCGAGTCCGCAGCCGACCCGTACACCGTGGCGTACTCGTTCTGGCATCGGATCGCCGACGAAGCCTCGGTGTTCGGCCCGCTGTTCTTCGAGGTCGCAGCCGCCGCGATGCACGGCAAACCGTGGGCCGTCCTGCTGAAGCAATGGATCGAGGAGTGGAAGACCGTCCTGACCACGCTCTTCGTCCGGGCCGGCCACGACGAGGCGGAAGCGGCTCAACTGGCGCACATGACTCTCGCGCTCGCCCGCGGCCTGCTGTTCGAACTCGCCATCACCGGCAACGACGCCAGCGACCGCGCCTCAGCCGACAACGCGATCCGAACCTTCCTCGAGTCGACCCGAACGACCACGCGGTAG
- a CDS encoding FAD-dependent monooxygenase codes for MSVLVAGAGPTGMVTALTLAANGVPCRVLERRPQSSGSSRALGLQARSMELLAGLGLADEVERVAYRLSGASIMRGDAELSRLSWVPPQSPYPYTYVLPQSGLEEILRGRLREVGVEVEYGAEVRTVVQYDDRVGVQLADGRPLEASWLVGADGSRSRVRTELEIALDGGATGETYYLADVVLDAAPPFRDSAMWLGPAGPLMLMRLPGPVELWRIFVDMTDAAQTEELPEPSIAVLQQLLDERGPSRTRIADVPWTSIFRTRVCLAAEYRRGRAFLAGDAAHVFPPFGGQGMNLGIQDAVNLAWRLARVEQGASDRLLDGYEAERHPVAAATIRDVERRRQLYALRNPIARSLRDAMLRFGARVPGAARQASLQNSQLDLSYRTGRRRPFSPGPEIGDRAPDAALAEGTVHDRLGVDHLTLLHFDTAQGERLDEPGTVVVRIDDETDPAGTTRARYGLRQGYVLIRPDGYLASRGTDLAEVRRVVASINEPARIR; via the coding sequence GTGAGCGTTCTCGTGGCCGGAGCGGGTCCGACAGGGATGGTGACGGCGTTGACCCTCGCCGCCAACGGCGTGCCCTGCCGAGTACTGGAGCGGCGTCCGCAGTCGAGCGGCAGCTCCCGGGCACTCGGGCTGCAGGCTCGATCGATGGAGCTGCTGGCCGGTCTCGGCCTGGCCGACGAGGTCGAGCGGGTCGCGTACCGGCTCTCCGGCGCGTCGATCATGCGCGGCGACGCGGAGCTCTCCCGGCTGAGCTGGGTACCGCCGCAGAGCCCCTATCCGTACACGTACGTCCTCCCGCAGTCCGGGCTCGAGGAGATTCTCCGGGGCCGTCTGCGCGAGGTCGGCGTCGAGGTCGAGTACGGCGCGGAGGTGCGGACCGTCGTCCAGTACGACGATCGCGTCGGCGTGCAACTCGCCGACGGCCGGCCCCTGGAAGCGAGCTGGCTGGTCGGCGCGGACGGCTCCCGCAGCCGGGTACGCACCGAGCTCGAGATCGCGCTCGACGGCGGGGCGACCGGGGAGACGTACTACCTCGCCGACGTCGTCCTGGACGCGGCACCGCCGTTCCGGGACAGCGCGATGTGGCTGGGTCCCGCGGGCCCGCTGATGCTGATGCGGCTGCCCGGTCCGGTCGAGCTCTGGCGGATCTTCGTCGACATGACCGACGCGGCGCAGACCGAGGAACTCCCTGAGCCGAGCATCGCCGTACTGCAGCAACTCCTCGACGAACGCGGTCCCAGCCGGACCCGGATCGCCGACGTGCCGTGGACCTCGATCTTCCGTACCCGGGTGTGCCTGGCCGCCGAGTACCGTCGTGGCCGGGCCTTCCTCGCCGGGGATGCGGCGCACGTGTTCCCACCGTTCGGCGGGCAGGGCATGAACCTCGGGATCCAGGACGCGGTCAACCTGGCCTGGCGATTGGCCCGTGTCGAGCAGGGCGCGTCGGACCGCCTGCTCGACGGGTACGAGGCAGAACGTCACCCGGTCGCGGCCGCCACCATCCGCGACGTCGAGCGCCGACGGCAGCTGTACGCCCTGCGGAACCCGATCGCCCGGTCGCTCCGGGACGCGATGCTCCGGTTCGGAGCTCGGGTGCCGGGGGCCGCGCGGCAGGCGAGTCTGCAGAACTCGCAACTCGACCTCAGCTATCGCACCGGGCGCCGGCGACCGTTCAGCCCGGGTCCCGAGATCGGCGACCGCGCACCGGACGCCGCCCTCGCCGAAGGAACCGTCCACGACCGTCTCGGCGTCGACCACCTCACGCTGCTCCACTTCGATACCGCGCAGGGTGAACGTCTCGACGAACCCGGGACGGTGGTGGTGCGGATCGACGACGAGACGGACCCGGCCGGTACGACGCGGGCCCGCTACGGTCTGCGCCAGGGGTACGTCCTGATCCGCCCGGACGGCTACCTCGCCTCTCGCGGGACCGACCTCGCCGAGGTCCGCCGCGTGGTTGCCTCGATCAACGAACCGGCCCGGATCCGATGA
- a CDS encoding DUF899 domain-containing protein: MTEQSGARPPVVSRAEWERARAELLAHEKALTKLKDAVSARRRRLPMVRVETGYRFDSEQGEVGLLDLFEGRRQLIVQHFMFGTDWEAGCDGCSMMADHIGPLSHLHTRDTSFVLASRAPLSSLLPFRKRMGWSLPWVSSGRSTFNEDFGVTVDGEEIQGISVFLRDGEEIFHTWTTYARGEEPFMVVFDLLDLTPYGRQENWEDSPEGWPQTPPYEWMRLHDSY; encoded by the coding sequence ATGACTGAACAATCCGGCGCACGGCCGCCCGTGGTCAGCCGAGCGGAGTGGGAGCGCGCGCGGGCCGAACTGCTGGCGCACGAGAAGGCGCTGACCAAGCTGAAGGACGCCGTCAGTGCCCGGCGACGGCGGCTGCCGATGGTCCGCGTGGAGACCGGCTACCGGTTCGACAGCGAGCAGGGCGAAGTGGGGCTGCTGGACCTGTTCGAGGGCAGGCGCCAGCTGATCGTCCAGCACTTCATGTTCGGCACCGACTGGGAAGCGGGGTGCGACGGCTGCTCGATGATGGCCGACCACATCGGGCCCTTGTCGCACCTGCACACGCGCGACACGTCGTTCGTGCTGGCGTCGCGGGCCCCGCTGAGTTCGCTGCTGCCGTTCCGGAAGCGGATGGGCTGGTCGCTGCCGTGGGTGTCGTCCGGGCGGAGCACGTTCAACGAGGACTTCGGGGTCACGGTCGACGGCGAGGAGATCCAGGGCATCAGCGTCTTCCTCCGCGACGGCGAGGAGATCTTCCACACCTGGACGACGTACGCGCGGGGCGAGGAGCCGTTCATGGTGGTCTTCGACCTGCTCGACCTCACGCCGTACGGGCGTCAGGAGAACTGGGAGGACTCGCCGGAAGGCTGGCCACAGACCCCTCCGTACGAGTGGATGCGGCTGCACGACTCCTACTGA
- a CDS encoding serine hydrolase domain-containing protein, with the protein MGDLQDRIQQHIDLLVGTGAESGLQVAVYRDGTLIVDAVSGAADPTRPLGSGTPVLSFSTGKNVTATLAQLLVSRGYVQLDSPITELWPEFGAYGKETATLRHVLTHTAGLPSMPREITPRELPDWSRVCAALAAARPRWRPGAELGYHSYTFGYLVGELARRATGRTMGELLREWITVPLGIDGELYFGVPDESLPELAHLEQDASQWPAGSEDGDAVLAPWESGPSAEFGNDGEILRADIPSVCSATAHGLAAMFNAVLQGELVDPAPLSAVAFEGVDQVFGTPARMGLGFPLGRIGAPAEEKSVAFGWPGGGGSYAYADPAGGIAFALTKTQLVPNFDTALSVTAIVADETRHGRQFREAPK; encoded by the coding sequence ATGGGTGACCTGCAGGACCGGATTCAGCAACACATCGACCTGCTGGTCGGTACGGGCGCGGAGTCCGGGCTGCAGGTCGCCGTCTATCGGGACGGCACGCTGATCGTCGACGCGGTGTCCGGCGCGGCCGACCCGACGCGGCCGCTCGGTTCCGGTACGCCGGTCCTCAGCTTCTCCACCGGCAAGAACGTCACGGCCACGCTCGCGCAGCTGCTGGTCTCCCGGGGGTACGTCCAGCTCGACAGCCCGATCACGGAGCTGTGGCCCGAGTTCGGTGCGTACGGCAAGGAAACGGCGACGCTTCGGCACGTGCTGACCCACACGGCCGGCCTTCCGTCGATGCCGCGCGAGATCACGCCGAGAGAGCTTCCGGACTGGTCCAGGGTCTGTGCTGCCCTGGCCGCTGCCCGGCCCCGTTGGCGACCTGGTGCCGAGCTGGGGTACCACTCGTACACGTTCGGGTATCTCGTCGGGGAGCTCGCTCGTCGCGCGACCGGGCGGACCATGGGGGAGTTGCTGCGGGAGTGGATCACCGTGCCGCTCGGAATCGACGGGGAGCTCTACTTCGGCGTACCGGACGAGTCGTTGCCGGAGTTGGCGCACTTGGAGCAGGACGCGTCGCAATGGCCGGCCGGCTCGGAGGACGGTGACGCGGTACTGGCGCCTTGGGAGAGCGGGCCGAGTGCCGAGTTCGGCAACGACGGCGAGATCCTGCGGGCCGACATCCCGTCGGTGTGTAGTGCCACGGCCCACGGATTGGCTGCGATGTTCAACGCGGTCCTGCAAGGCGAACTGGTGGACCCCGCGCCGCTTTCCGCGGTGGCGTTCGAAGGTGTGGATCAGGTGTTCGGCACGCCGGCACGGATGGGGCTGGGCTTCCCGCTCGGCCGGATCGGCGCCCCGGCCGAGGAGAAGTCCGTCGCGTTCGGGTGGCCGGGCGGCGGTGGGAGTTACGCGTACGCGGACCCGGCCGGCGGAATCGCCTTCGCATTGACGAAAACCCAGCTCGTCCCGAACTTCGACACCGCGCTGTCGGTCACCGCCATCGTGGCCGACGAGACCCGCCACGGACGTCAGTTCAGGGAAGCTCCGAAATAG